The Streptomyces sp. NBC_01775 genome includes a region encoding these proteins:
- a CDS encoding nitrate- and nitrite sensing domain-containing protein, translating into MRFRGKSIRRKIVVLLLVPLVSLVSIWGFATYITASEANGLLQQDEITREIGNPTEGAVKALQRERRQILVHLADPRRTDSLTALRKFQRETDRKVSTVRGNAAQGGLRSDLDADADARLDDLLDALDGLGKLRSKVEHNTITRGGAFQAYNELVAPAYAVLDSLNGVDDADLEKQGRALVGVTRAREYLSREDALMAAAYVAGQFTRGDQRALSDRVAERNIVYQASLSSLPAEDRQIFENYWDGTDGRTLRSYEDAVIAAGPRSSTGPVGSQRWNSAMGTVLDDLDRMDQKARDRYEERIAPVATRVLIQAAAAGVLGFLAVLASLVISFRVGRGLVRDLNILRKEANESAGVRLPSVMRRLASGEHVDVETESPRLDYPPDEMGQVGQALNTLQRAALEAAVKQADMRRGVSEVFVNLARRNQVLLHRQLTLLDAMERRTEDSDELADLFRIDHLTTRMRRHAEGLVILSGAAPSRQWRKPVQLMDVVRAAVGEVEDYERIEVRRLPRLAVDGSAVADLTHLIAELLENATVFSPPHTAVQVLGERVVNGFTLEIHDRGLGMTAEALLDANLRLAETPEFELSDTDRLGLFVVSRLAQRQGVRVSLQPSPYGGTTAVVLIPGAVLTETPERDGEVAAGRRTAIESGPHRRRDGAEPRGRKPETRGPKPAAGEDETPDPLSQPTVPLLDGGRERRALDGPVELEAPLDGPDAPDTGGRPFPRRERGTSPASVAPAGEQHQQARDEAGPSSRGETRTGPRAGEPGPPDEPAPPDGPAPLPRRRPGAPVLVSDHGRPVDTARQDQSERDRDSEENGTTRLPRRRKPAPAPAEETEPPASSPESAPTPEPGPRSGGPAGIGGLPRRVRQASLAPQLRTDTPAQDSTDAAPAPGPSTTAAPGPAERDAEEVRSKMASLQRGWERGRRDNEEREDADRTDAQDNGAHGTHSENGAPGSDPSPSGDAAGEPAQGTTPEGDGR; encoded by the coding sequence ATGCGCTTTCGCGGGAAGTCCATCCGCCGGAAGATCGTGGTGCTGCTGCTGGTGCCTCTGGTGTCGTTGGTGTCCATCTGGGGTTTCGCCACCTACATCACCGCCAGTGAGGCCAACGGTCTCCTCCAGCAGGACGAGATCACCCGCGAGATCGGCAACCCCACCGAGGGAGCCGTCAAGGCGCTTCAGCGGGAACGCCGCCAGATCCTCGTCCACCTGGCCGACCCGCGCCGCACCGACAGCCTGACCGCCCTGCGCAAGTTCCAGCGCGAGACGGATCGCAAGGTCTCCACCGTCCGGGGCAACGCCGCGCAGGGTGGTCTGCGCTCCGACCTCGACGCCGACGCCGACGCCCGCCTCGACGACCTCCTGGACGCGCTCGACGGCCTGGGCAAGCTGCGCTCGAAGGTCGAGCACAACACCATCACCAGGGGCGGCGCCTTCCAGGCCTACAACGAACTCGTCGCCCCCGCCTACGCCGTCCTGGACTCGCTCAACGGTGTGGACGACGCCGATCTGGAAAAGCAGGGCCGCGCGCTGGTCGGCGTCACCCGCGCCCGCGAGTACCTCTCGCGCGAGGACGCGCTGATGGCCGCCGCCTACGTCGCGGGCCAGTTCACCCGGGGCGACCAGCGGGCGCTGTCCGACCGGGTGGCCGAGCGCAACATCGTCTACCAGGCCAGCCTCTCCTCGCTGCCCGCGGAGGACCGGCAGATCTTCGAGAACTACTGGGACGGCACCGACGGCCGCACCCTGCGCAGTTACGAGGACGCTGTCATCGCCGCCGGACCGCGTAGCTCCACGGGCCCGGTCGGCTCCCAGCGCTGGAACTCGGCCATGGGCACCGTATTGGACGACCTGGACCGGATGGACCAGAAGGCCCGGGACCGGTACGAGGAGCGCATCGCGCCGGTCGCCACCCGGGTGCTCATCCAGGCTGCCGCCGCCGGAGTCCTCGGCTTCCTCGCCGTCCTGGCCTCGCTCGTCATCTCCTTCCGCGTCGGACGCGGACTGGTGCGCGATCTGAACATCCTGCGCAAGGAGGCCAACGAGTCGGCCGGGGTGCGCCTCCCCAGCGTGATGCGCCGCCTCGCCTCCGGCGAGCATGTCGACGTCGAGACCGAATCGCCCCGCCTGGACTACCCGCCGGACGAGATGGGCCAGGTCGGCCAGGCGCTCAACACCCTCCAGCGGGCCGCCCTCGAAGCCGCGGTCAAACAGGCCGACATGCGGCGCGGGGTCTCCGAGGTCTTCGTCAACCTCGCCCGCCGCAACCAGGTACTGCTGCACCGTCAGCTCACTCTCCTGGACGCCATGGAGCGCCGCACCGAGGACTCGGACGAGCTGGCCGACCTCTTCCGGATCGACCACCTCACCACCCGCATGCGCCGTCACGCCGAGGGGCTGGTCATCCTCTCCGGCGCCGCGCCCTCCCGCCAGTGGCGCAAGCCCGTCCAGCTGATGGACGTCGTCCGCGCGGCTGTCGGCGAGGTCGAGGACTACGAGCGCATCGAGGTGCGCCGCCTGCCGCGGCTGGCCGTGGACGGCAGCGCGGTGGCCGACCTGACGCACCTGATCGCGGAACTGCTGGAGAACGCCACGGTGTTCTCGCCGCCGCACACCGCCGTCCAGGTGCTGGGCGAGCGCGTGGTCAACGGCTTCACCCTGGAGATCCATGACCGGGGCCTGGGCATGACGGCCGAGGCGCTGCTGGACGCCAACCTGCGGCTGGCCGAGACCCCCGAGTTCGAGCTGTCCGACACCGACAGGCTCGGCCTGTTCGTCGTCTCGCGGCTGGCCCAGCGCCAGGGCGTACGCGTCTCGCTCCAGCCCTCGCCCTACGGCGGCACCACGGCCGTCGTCCTCATCCCCGGCGCCGTCCTCACCGAGACGCCGGAGCGGGACGGGGAGGTGGCGGCCGGGCGCCGCACCGCCATCGAGAGCGGTCCGCACCGCCGCCGGGACGGCGCCGAGCCGCGCGGCCGGAAGCCTGAGACGCGTGGCCCGAAGCCCGCGGCGGGCGAGGACGAGACGCCCGACCCGCTCTCCCAGCCGACGGTTCCGCTGCTGGACGGCGGCCGTGAGCGGCGCGCTCTCGACGGCCCCGTCGAACTGGAGGCCCCGCTCGACGGTCCGGACGCGCCGGACACCGGCGGCAGGCCCTTCCCCAGGCGGGAGCGCGGTACTTCACCGGCGTCGGTCGCCCCGGCGGGCGAGCAGCACCAGCAAGCCCGGGACGAGGCAGGCCCTTCCTCCCGCGGGGAGACGCGCACCGGTCCCCGTGCCGGGGAGCCCGGACCGCCGGACGAGCCCGCGCCGCCGGACGGGCCCGCGCCCCTGCCGCGTCGGCGCCCGGGCGCGCCGGTGCTGGTCTCCGACCACGGCCGCCCGGTGGACACCGCACGCCAGGACCAGAGCGAGCGCGATCGAGACAGCGAGGAGAACGGCACGACGCGGCTGCCCCGCCGCCGCAAGCCCGCTCCCGCACCGGCGGAGGAGACGGAGCCTCCCGCGAGCAGCCCCGAGTCCGCGCCCACGCCCGAGCCCGGGCCCCGCTCCGGGGGGCCGGCGGGCATCGGCGGACTCCCGCGCCGCGTCCGGCAGGCGAGCCTCGCGCCGCAGCTCAGGACCGACACACCGGCCCAGGACAGCACAGACGCCGCGCCCGCTCCGGGCCCGAGCACCACGGCGGCACCTGGCCCGGCCGAGCGCGACGCCGAGGAGGTGCGCAGCAAGATGGCCTCCCTCCAGCGTGGCTGGGAGCGCGGCAGGAGGGACAACGAGGAGCGGGAGGACGCCGACCGCACGGACGCCCAGGACAACGGCGCACATGGCACGCACAGCGAGAATGGCGCACCCGGCAGCGACCCAAGCCCGTCTGGGGACGCAGCGGGGGAGCCGGCACAGGGAACAACACCGGAGGGGGACGGTCGATGA
- a CDS encoding MIP/aquaporin family protein codes for MDQFSSGDIFIGEIIGTAVLILLGAGVCAAVNLRFSKAKDADWIVVAFGWGFGVMAGAYTAGSLSGGHLNPAVTLGIAINEGDNWDKVPVYIAGQMIGAIIGAGLCWVAYYAQFQANRDEENAQPTLGIFATAPEVRNPVANVLTEAVATLALVLPMLAFGLTKGLGESGTSTLLVAFLVVGIGLSLGGPTGYAINPARDLGPRIAHALLPIPRKGGSDWGYAWVPVVGPLIGGALGALIFKAAF; via the coding sequence ATGGACCAGTTCTCCAGCGGGGACATCTTCATCGGCGAGATCATAGGAACGGCGGTGCTGATCCTGCTCGGCGCCGGGGTGTGCGCCGCGGTCAATCTCCGCTTCTCCAAGGCCAAGGACGCGGACTGGATCGTCGTCGCCTTCGGCTGGGGCTTCGGCGTCATGGCCGGCGCCTACACGGCAGGCAGCCTCTCGGGCGGGCACCTCAACCCGGCCGTGACTCTCGGCATCGCCATCAACGAGGGCGACAACTGGGACAAGGTGCCCGTCTACATCGCCGGGCAGATGATCGGCGCGATCATCGGCGCCGGGCTGTGCTGGGTGGCCTACTACGCGCAGTTCCAGGCCAACCGCGACGAGGAGAACGCGCAGCCGACGCTCGGCATATTCGCCACCGCACCCGAGGTGCGCAACCCGGTCGCCAATGTGCTGACCGAGGCGGTGGCGACGCTGGCGCTGGTGTTGCCGATGCTGGCCTTCGGGCTCACCAAGGGCCTGGGCGAGAGCGGCACGAGCACCCTGCTCGTGGCCTTCTTGGTGGTCGGCATCGGCCTGTCGCTGGGCGGGCCCACCGGCTACGCCATCAACCCGGCACGTGACCTGGGCCCGCGCATCGCCCACGCGCTGCTGCCCATCCCCCGCAAGGGCGGCAGCGACTGGGGCTACGCCTGGGTGCCGGTGGTGGGACCGCTGATCGGCGGAGCGCTGGGCGCGCTGATCTTCAAGGCCGCCTTCTGA
- a CDS encoding roadblock/LC7 domain-containing protein — translation MTAPKAVPHNARGGELNWLLDELVERVGSIRKALVLSGDGLARGTSEGLTREDSEHLAAVASGFHSLAKGVGRHFEAGEVRQTVVELDEAFLFVTAAGDGSCLAVLSDSDSDVGQVAYEMTLLVKRVGVHLGTAPRAASAEDSDTGRTN, via the coding sequence ATGACCGCACCGAAAGCCGTACCGCACAACGCCAGGGGCGGCGAACTCAACTGGCTGCTCGACGAACTGGTCGAGCGCGTCGGCAGCATCCGCAAGGCGCTCGTCCTTTCCGGGGACGGCCTCGCCCGAGGCACCTCGGAGGGGCTCACCCGCGAGGACAGCGAGCACCTGGCGGCCGTCGCCTCCGGCTTCCACAGCCTGGCCAAGGGCGTGGGCCGCCACTTCGAAGCAGGGGAGGTCCGCCAGACCGTCGTCGAGCTGGACGAGGCATTCCTCTTCGTCACGGCCGCGGGCGACGGCAGTTGCCTGGCCGTGCTCTCCGACTCCGACTCGGACGTTGGGCAGGTCGCCTACGAGATGACGCTGCTGGTCAAGCGCGTCGGTGTGCACCTGGGGACCGCTCCACGCGCCGCGTCGGCCGAGGACAGCGACACCGGCCGGACCAACTGA
- a CDS encoding M15 family metallopeptidase translates to MRRLRSVSHATVLAAVLLTTLAAAPAPAAPAPQAAPAHPAAPAHPAAHGEQAPKEFVALHDVAPTIRQEIRYYTPHNFVGEPIDGYRRPMCIVTKDTAKALARAQRSLLKRGYTLKVYDCYRPQRAVDHFVRWAKDLDDEKMKGEFYPQVEKNRLFADGYISEKSGHSRGSTVDLTLAKLPAAPTRPYRPGEPLIPCYAPKGERFPDNSVDTGTGFDCFDTLSHTDDPRVTGEQRANRLLLKETLEHNGFTNLPEEWWHFTHKPETFPDTYFDFPVSPRSLPAHH, encoded by the coding sequence ATGAGACGACTCCGCTCCGTGTCCCACGCCACCGTCCTCGCAGCTGTCCTCCTCACCACCCTCGCGGCGGCGCCCGCCCCGGCTGCCCCGGCACCCCAAGCGGCCCCGGCACACCCGGCCGCTCCGGCGCACCCGGCGGCTCATGGCGAACAGGCCCCCAAGGAGTTCGTGGCCCTCCATGACGTCGCCCCCACCATCCGGCAGGAGATCCGCTACTACACCCCGCACAACTTCGTCGGCGAACCGATCGACGGCTACCGGCGCCCGATGTGCATCGTCACCAAGGACACCGCCAAAGCCCTCGCCCGCGCCCAGCGCTCCCTCCTCAAGCGCGGCTACACCCTCAAGGTCTACGACTGCTACCGCCCGCAGCGCGCCGTCGACCACTTCGTCCGCTGGGCCAAGGACCTGGACGACGAGAAGATGAAGGGCGAGTTCTACCCCCAGGTGGAGAAGAACCGCCTCTTCGCGGACGGCTACATCTCCGAGAAGTCCGGCCACAGCCGCGGCAGCACCGTCGACCTCACCCTCGCCAAGCTCCCCGCGGCCCCCACCCGCCCCTACCGGCCCGGCGAGCCCCTCATCCCCTGCTACGCACCCAAGGGCGAGCGCTTCCCCGACAACTCCGTCGACACCGGCACCGGCTTCGACTGCTTCGACACCCTGTCCCACACCGACGACCCCCGCGTCACCGGCGAGCAGCGCGCCAACCGCCTGCTGCTCAAGGAGACCCTGGAGCACAACGGCTTCACCAATCTGCCCGAGGAGTGGTGGCACTTCACCCACAAGCCGGAGACCTTCCCCGACACCTACTTCGACTTCCCCGTCTCCCCGCGCTCCCTTCCCGCCCACCACTGA
- the glpK gene encoding glycerol kinase GlpK: protein MTDKYVASIDQGTTSSRCIIFDQHGAIVAVDQREHRQIFPKPGWVEHDATEIWSKVQGVVAGALAGAGLRADQLSAVGITNQRETTVLWDRATGIPVHNAIVWQDTRTSALCTELGGDDGQDRFRDRTGLPLASYFAGPKVAWLLDNVPGLRQRAVNGEIAFGTIDSWLIWNLTGGTEGGAHVTDVTNASRTMLMNLESLEWDQSVLDAMGVPAAVLPEIRSSSEVYGTAVGVLAGVPVASALGDQQAAVFGQTCYGVGEAKNTYGTGSFLLLNTGNRPVPSKNGLLTTMGYRLGTEAPVYCLEGSIAITGALVQWFRDQLGIISDASEIEPLAASVEDNGGAYIVPAFSGLFAPYWRSDARGVITGLTRFVTKAHLARAVLEATSWQTREVVDAMYQDSGVEITTLKVDGGMTANGLLMQHQADVLGVPVIRPVISETTCLGAAYAAGLATGVWSDLDELRTHWKRDAEWTPRMGAEERDREYGNWHKAVERSFGWHQENAVQAD from the coding sequence ATGACGGACAAGTACGTCGCATCCATCGACCAGGGCACCACCTCCAGCCGCTGCATCATCTTCGACCAGCACGGCGCCATCGTCGCGGTCGACCAGCGCGAGCACCGGCAGATCTTCCCCAAGCCGGGCTGGGTGGAGCACGACGCCACCGAGATCTGGTCGAAGGTGCAGGGCGTCGTCGCCGGGGCGCTGGCCGGAGCGGGGCTGCGGGCCGACCAGCTCAGCGCCGTGGGCATCACCAACCAGCGCGAGACGACCGTGCTGTGGGACCGGGCGACCGGGATTCCGGTGCACAACGCCATCGTCTGGCAGGACACCCGCACTTCCGCGCTGTGCACGGAACTGGGCGGGGATGATGGCCAGGACCGCTTCCGCGACCGCACCGGCCTGCCGCTGGCCAGCTACTTCGCGGGGCCCAAGGTCGCCTGGCTGCTGGACAACGTGCCGGGTCTGCGGCAGCGCGCGGTCAACGGCGAGATCGCCTTCGGCACGATCGACTCCTGGCTGATCTGGAACCTGACCGGGGGCACCGAGGGCGGCGCGCACGTCACCGATGTGACCAACGCGTCCCGCACGATGCTGATGAACCTGGAGTCGCTGGAGTGGGACCAGAGCGTGCTGGACGCGATGGGCGTCCCGGCGGCGGTGCTGCCGGAGATCAGGTCGTCCTCGGAGGTGTACGGCACGGCGGTCGGCGTCCTCGCCGGGGTGCCGGTCGCCTCGGCGCTCGGGGACCAGCAGGCGGCTGTCTTCGGACAGACGTGCTACGGCGTGGGTGAGGCCAAGAACACCTACGGCACCGGCTCCTTCCTGCTGCTCAACACCGGCAACCGCCCGGTGCCCAGCAAGAACGGGCTGCTGACGACGATGGGCTACCGGCTGGGGACCGAGGCGCCCGTCTACTGCCTGGAGGGCTCCATCGCCATCACCGGCGCCCTGGTGCAGTGGTTCAGGGACCAGCTCGGCATCATCAGCGACGCCTCCGAGATCGAGCCGCTGGCAGCCAGCGTGGAGGACAACGGCGGCGCCTACATCGTCCCGGCCTTCTCGGGCCTGTTCGCCCCGTACTGGCGCTCGGACGCGCGCGGCGTCATCACCGGGCTGACCCGCTTCGTCACCAAGGCGCACCTGGCGCGGGCCGTGCTGGAGGCGACCAGCTGGCAGACGCGTGAGGTCGTGGACGCGATGTACCAGGACTCGGGCGTGGAGATCACCACGCTCAAGGTGGACGGCGGCATGACCGCGAACGGGCTGCTGATGCAGCATCAGGCGGATGTGCTGGGCGTGCCGGTGATCCGTCCGGTGATCTCCGAGACGACCTGTCTGGGCGCCGCCTACGCCGCGGGCCTCGCCACCGGCGTGTGGTCGGACCTGGACGAGTTGCGCACGCACTGGAAGCGCGACGCCGAGTGGACGCCGCGGATGGGTGCGGAGGAGCGCGACAGGGAGTACGGCAACTGGCACAAGGCGGTCGAGCGCAGCTTCGGCTGGCACCAGGAGAACGCAGTCCAGGCAGACTAG
- a CDS encoding Zn-ribbon domain-containing OB-fold protein produces the protein MPHTHAPAVEGWFAGEGEAFTLLGTRCRACASVFFPREDLTCRNPDCAGEDLEEVPLSRRGRIWSFTDARYRPPAPYLSDPDREWEPFVLLAVELAAERLVVLGQAPPGTTTGQLAVGMEAELVPGVLREAGDPGQAWATWNWRPLPANVSGPRPADERGARLPADERGVRP, from the coding sequence GTGCCGCACACCCATGCGCCCGCCGTGGAAGGCTGGTTCGCCGGGGAGGGAGAGGCGTTCACGCTGCTGGGGACCCGGTGCCGGGCGTGCGCCTCGGTCTTCTTCCCGCGCGAGGACCTCACGTGCCGCAACCCGGACTGCGCGGGCGAGGACCTCGAAGAGGTGCCGCTCTCGCGCAGGGGCCGAATCTGGTCGTTCACCGACGCGCGCTACCGACCGCCCGCGCCCTACCTCTCGGACCCCGACCGCGAGTGGGAGCCGTTCGTGCTGCTGGCCGTGGAGCTGGCGGCCGAGCGGCTCGTCGTACTCGGCCAGGCTCCGCCCGGCACCACCACCGGGCAGCTCGCGGTGGGCATGGAGGCCGAACTGGTGCCCGGCGTCCTGCGGGAGGCCGGTGATCCCGGACAAGCGTGGGCCACCTGGAACTGGCGGCCCCTTCCGGCGAACGTGAGCGGGCCCCGCCCGGCGGACGAGCGCGGGGCGCGGCTCCCGGCGGACGAGCGCGGGGTGCGGCCGTGA
- a CDS encoding DUF742 domain-containing protein codes for MTDRWFDDAAGPVVRPYAMTRGRTRSSAKEAQLDLIALVIADRTRRPGADGADGAVRDAVEIDPLADRTLAPEHVEIVTLCRRSSLSVAELAAELDLPVGVVRVLIGDLMEAELVRVTRPVPPAELPDESILREVINGLRAL; via the coding sequence ATGACGGACCGATGGTTCGATGACGCGGCAGGACCCGTGGTGCGGCCGTACGCGATGACACGTGGCCGGACGCGCAGCAGTGCCAAGGAGGCACAGCTCGACCTCATCGCCCTCGTGATCGCCGACCGAACCCGGCGTCCCGGAGCGGACGGCGCGGACGGCGCGGTCCGCGACGCCGTGGAGATCGATCCTCTCGCGGACCGTACGCTCGCCCCTGAGCACGTCGAGATCGTCACGCTCTGCCGCCGCTCCTCCCTCTCGGTCGCCGAACTGGCCGCCGAACTCGACCTCCCCGTCGGGGTCGTACGCGTCCTGATCGGCGACCTGATGGAGGCAGAGCTCGTACGCGTCACCCGTCCCGTTCCTCCGGCGGAACTGCCGGACGAGAGCATCCTCAGAGAGGTGATCAATGGTCTTCGGGCGCTCTAA
- a CDS encoding lipid-transfer protein: MSGEVAVLGAGMHPWGKWGRPFTAYGVKAARDALADAGLRWRDVGSVVGAATVRGGYPGYVAGATFARALGWQGARVTSVYAACASGAQAISTARAQILAGLADVVLVVGADAAPKGFFRPAGGERPDDPDWLRFRLLGATNPAYFGLYARRRMAMYGDAPEDFAQVKVKNARAGALNPYARYRKEVSAEQVAASAVVADPLRLLDICATSDGGAALVLAGMDFARRHAPPGPLVRLRAVSTVTPSYPNTVLDLPDIATDSAAGVPAGERSFRSSIAHSAYEEAGLGPGDMSLAEVYDLSTALELQWYEDLGLAAPGEGARLLRAGATAPGGRIPVNTSGGLASFGEAVPAQAIAQVCELTWQLRGSAGERQVPGARAGITANQGLFGHGSSVVAVR, from the coding sequence GTGAGCGGCGAGGTCGCGGTCCTCGGCGCGGGGATGCACCCGTGGGGCAAGTGGGGGCGTCCCTTCACCGCGTACGGCGTCAAGGCGGCGCGGGACGCGCTCGCGGACGCGGGGCTCCGGTGGCGGGACGTCGGCTCCGTCGTGGGTGCCGCCACCGTGCGCGGCGGCTACCCCGGCTATGTGGCGGGGGCGACGTTCGCCCGCGCGCTGGGCTGGCAGGGGGCGCGGGTCACCAGCGTGTACGCGGCCTGCGCCTCGGGTGCGCAGGCCATCAGCACCGCGCGGGCGCAGATCCTGGCCGGGCTGGCGGACGTGGTGCTGGTGGTGGGCGCGGACGCGGCGCCCAAGGGCTTCTTCCGGCCCGCCGGGGGCGAGCGGCCCGACGATCCCGACTGGCTGCGCTTCCGGCTGCTGGGCGCGACCAACCCCGCGTATTTCGGGCTGTACGCGCGCCGCAGGATGGCGATGTACGGCGATGCGCCCGAGGACTTCGCGCAGGTCAAGGTGAAGAACGCGCGAGCCGGCGCCCTCAACCCGTACGCCCGCTACCGCAAGGAGGTGAGCGCCGAGCAGGTCGCCGCTTCGGCGGTGGTCGCCGACCCGCTGCGGCTTCTGGACATCTGCGCGACCTCCGACGGCGGGGCCGCGCTGGTGCTGGCCGGTATGGACTTCGCCCGGCGGCACGCACCCCCGGGACCGCTGGTGCGCCTGCGTGCGGTCTCCACCGTCACTCCCTCCTATCCGAACACCGTGCTGGACCTGCCCGACATCGCCACCGACTCCGCAGCCGGGGTACCGGCCGGCGAGCGCTCCTTCCGCTCCTCGATCGCGCACAGCGCCTACGAAGAGGCCGGGCTCGGGCCCGGGGACATGAGCCTGGCGGAGGTGTACGACCTGTCCACCGCGCTGGAGCTCCAGTGGTATGAGGACCTGGGACTGGCGGCGCCCGGCGAGGGCGCGCGGCTCCTGCGGGCGGGCGCCACCGCGCCGGGCGGGCGGATCCCGGTGAACACGAGCGGCGGTCTGGCGTCCTTCGGTGAGGCTGTTCCCGCGCAGGCCATCGCCCAAGTGTGCGAACTGACGTGGCAGTTGAGGGGAAGCGCCGGGGAACGGCAGGTTCCGGGGGCGCGGGCGGGGATCACCGCGAACCAGGGGCTGTTCGGGCACGGCTCGTCCGTCGTCGCCGTCCGCTGA
- a CDS encoding GTP-binding protein encodes MVFGRSKRGGKAAPVEPVTLKILVAGGFGVGKTTLVGAVSEIRPLRTEETLSEAGRPVDRTDGVETKSTTTVAMDFGRITIHDELVLYLFGTPGQDRFWFLWDELAQGALGAVVLADTRRLEDCFAAIDYFERRGIPFTVAVNCFDGAVRYPVETVREALDLDGEVPLMLCDARLRESSRDVLISVVEHAMHASAQAAAVEAADRARARTRS; translated from the coding sequence ATGGTCTTCGGGCGCTCTAAGCGGGGCGGCAAGGCCGCACCCGTCGAGCCGGTCACACTGAAGATCCTGGTCGCGGGCGGCTTCGGGGTCGGCAAGACGACCCTCGTGGGAGCGGTCAGCGAGATCAGGCCGCTGCGCACCGAGGAGACCCTCAGCGAGGCGGGCCGGCCGGTCGACAGGACCGACGGGGTGGAGACGAAGTCGACGACCACGGTCGCCATGGACTTCGGCCGCATCACCATCCACGACGAACTGGTGCTCTACCTCTTCGGCACCCCCGGCCAGGACCGCTTCTGGTTCCTGTGGGACGAGCTGGCGCAGGGCGCGCTCGGCGCCGTCGTCCTGGCCGACACCAGACGGCTGGAGGACTGCTTCGCGGCCATCGACTACTTCGAGCGGCGCGGCATCCCCTTCACCGTCGCCGTCAACTGCTTCGACGGCGCCGTGCGCTATCCCGTCGAGACGGTCCGCGAAGCGCTCGACCTCGACGGCGAGGTGCCCCTCATGCTGTGCGACGCACGCCTGCGTGAGTCCTCGCGGGATGTACTGATCTCGGTCGTCGAGCACGCCATGCACGCCTCGGCCCAGGCGGCGGCCGTCGAGGCCGCGGACCGGGCCCGCGCCCGCACCCGCAGCTGA